In Luteitalea sp. TBR-22, one genomic interval encodes:
- a CDS encoding efflux transporter outer membrane subunit: MRKSVSVIVSIAALLAGCAVKVPAPTSSLPTPVASPSSWVTDGQFEARWWRQFQDPVLDALVTEAIAANRDLQAAAARVIAARELAGATRLNLLPTGGVAASLSRQHLSEFQAQGLELPTRTGTVQRAGIDVAWEADVFGRLRGRTRAAEADAMAAAMDARGVQVAVAAQVASAYYDWQGAERDLDILANLRQQVQDLLAKTSALIAGGRLTSLDLLRVRQLDDEMVAEQALVAHTAERARLRLATLTGRSPDGWSVPPTPAAALRARQLPIGQMTEVLARRPDVGMAQARLDAALARAGVARAELRPRIDVIGSIGLVAGGLGSLADAGALSWLAAPRIAWSVLDLPQLRRRARAAGALADAAFAEYEQATLRALEDVRTAVDAYGAATDRLSATQRRLDAASGAAAIVTVQYREGLVDSLARTLAERDRIVGELAASRALTAHQQAVVDVYRSLGGGWQ; the protein is encoded by the coding sequence GTGCGTAAGTCCGTATCGGTCATCGTGTCGATTGCGGCGCTGCTGGCCGGCTGCGCGGTCAAGGTGCCGGCGCCGACGAGCAGCCTGCCGACGCCCGTGGCGTCGCCCTCGTCGTGGGTCACCGACGGCCAGTTCGAGGCGCGTTGGTGGCGCCAGTTCCAGGATCCTGTGCTGGACGCGCTGGTCACGGAGGCCATCGCTGCCAATCGGGACCTGCAGGCGGCAGCTGCACGGGTCATCGCCGCGCGGGAGCTCGCGGGCGCCACGCGCCTGAACCTGCTGCCGACCGGCGGGGTGGCCGCCAGCCTGTCACGCCAGCACCTCAGCGAGTTCCAGGCGCAGGGCCTGGAGTTGCCGACGCGAACGGGAACGGTCCAGCGCGCCGGCATCGACGTCGCCTGGGAAGCCGACGTGTTCGGGCGCCTGCGCGGCCGGACGCGGGCGGCAGAGGCGGACGCAATGGCCGCGGCGATGGATGCCCGTGGCGTGCAGGTCGCCGTCGCGGCTCAGGTGGCCTCTGCGTACTACGACTGGCAGGGGGCGGAGCGCGACCTCGACATCCTGGCCAACCTGCGCCAGCAGGTCCAGGACCTGCTGGCCAAGACGAGCGCGTTGATCGCGGGCGGTCGGCTCACGTCGCTGGACCTGCTGCGCGTCAGGCAACTCGACGACGAGATGGTGGCCGAGCAGGCGCTCGTCGCCCACACCGCCGAACGGGCGCGGCTGCGCCTGGCCACGCTGACCGGCCGATCGCCAGATGGCTGGTCGGTGCCGCCGACGCCAGCGGCGGCATTGCGGGCCCGGCAGCTCCCGATCGGCCAGATGACGGAGGTGCTGGCACGGCGACCGGATGTCGGCATGGCGCAGGCGCGCCTGGACGCGGCCCTGGCCCGCGCCGGGGTGGCCCGTGCGGAGTTGCGTCCGCGCATCGACGTGATTGGATCCATCGGCCTTGTCGCCGGCGGTCTCGGGTCGTTGGCCGACGCCGGTGCCCTCTCGTGGCTGGCAGCACCGCGAATTGCGTGGTCGGTGCTGGACTTGCCACAGCTCCGCCGCCGAGCCCGCGCCGCCGGCGCCCTGGCCGACGCCGCGTTCGCCGAGTACGAGCAGGCGACGCTGCGCGCGCTCGAGGACGTCCGCACGGCGGTGGATGCCTACGGCGCCGCCACCGATCGCCTGTCGGCGACGCAGCGCCGCCTGGACGCGGCCTCCGGCGCGGCAGCCATCGTGACCGTGCAGTACCGCGAAGGACTCGTCGACTCGTTGGCCCGCACCCTGGCCGAACGTGACCGCATCGTCGGCGAGCTCGCGGCGAGCCGCGCCCTCACGGCCCACCAGCAGGCGGTGGTGGACGTGTACCGTTCGCTCGGCGGCGGCTGGCAGTGA
- a CDS encoding heavy-metal-associated domain-containing protein, which produces MSCDACVRHVTRALDGIAGVVDVNVDLDTARAIVTTEPGRVRVEELILAIEHAGYGARAVVTGDAAASELPDPYARAGGCCRTRN; this is translated from the coding sequence ATGTCGTGTGACGCCTGTGTCCGCCACGTCACTCGCGCCCTCGACGGCATCGCGGGTGTCGTGGACGTCAACGTGGACCTCGACACGGCCCGTGCCATCGTGACCACCGAGCCCGGTCGCGTGCGTGTCGAGGAACTCATCCTTGCCATCGAGCACGCCGGCTACGGGGCGCGAGCGGTCGTGACAGGTGACGCCGCAGCCTCCGAGCTCCCCGATCCCTACGCCCGCGCGGGCGGGTGTTGCCGAACGCGCAACTGA
- a CDS encoding CpaF family protein, with translation MQMIDKPGLAPIRHLLEDPAITEIMINGSQQVYVERAGQMVEVPGVFTHASQLDLLVDNLVVAAGRGVNARSPMADFRMDDGSRVNVCIAPVSLQGPAVTIRKFTHAVRTFNDLVRHGTLTMPMAEFLTCAVRARLNIVFAGGTGTGKTTTLGIMANQITRGERVVVIEDTAELDLAIAHCVRLEARRANNEGAGAITLADLLRNSLRMRPTRILVGEIRGDEAFEMLHAMTSGHDGSMAVLHASSPAHAVARLELMLLSRGLELPLWAIQRQISTSVDLILQHQILQDGVRRITHVSEVGPVQDGQVSIRHLFEYRLAGYAADGRAVGEFVATGTRPKFREKLRLAAGPGVDRLLGLTGP, from the coding sequence ATGCAGATGATCGACAAGCCCGGCCTCGCCCCCATCAGGCACCTGCTCGAGGATCCGGCGATCACCGAGATCATGATCAACGGTTCGCAGCAGGTCTACGTGGAGCGGGCCGGGCAGATGGTGGAGGTCCCGGGCGTGTTCACGCACGCCTCGCAGCTCGACCTCCTCGTCGACAACCTGGTGGTCGCGGCGGGGCGGGGCGTCAACGCCCGATCGCCCATGGCCGACTTCCGCATGGACGACGGGTCGCGCGTCAACGTGTGCATCGCGCCGGTGTCGCTGCAGGGGCCGGCGGTGACCATCCGCAAGTTCACCCACGCGGTGCGGACCTTCAACGACCTGGTACGCCACGGCACCCTGACCATGCCCATGGCGGAGTTCCTGACCTGCGCGGTGCGGGCGCGATTGAACATCGTCTTCGCCGGCGGCACCGGGACGGGCAAGACGACCACGTTGGGCATCATGGCCAACCAGATCACGCGCGGCGAGCGCGTGGTGGTCATCGAGGACACGGCCGAGCTCGACCTGGCGATCGCGCACTGCGTGCGGCTCGAGGCGCGGCGGGCCAACAACGAGGGCGCCGGAGCGATCACGCTGGCCGACCTGCTGCGCAACAGCCTCCGCATGCGCCCGACGCGCATCCTCGTCGGCGAGATCCGCGGCGACGAGGCCTTCGAGATGCTGCACGCGATGACCAGCGGCCACGACGGGTCGATGGCGGTGCTGCACGCGAGTTCCCCCGCGCACGCCGTGGCCCGCCTCGAGCTGATGCTGCTGTCGCGCGGGCTGGAACTGCCGCTCTGGGCGATCCAGCGCCAGATCAGCACGAGCGTCGACCTGATCCTGCAGCACCAGATCCTGCAGGACGGCGTGCGGCGGATCACCCACGTGAGCGAGGTGGGGCCCGTGCAGGACGGGCAGGTCTCCATCCGTCACCTGTTCGAGTACCGTCTGGCCGGCTATGCGGCAGACGGGCGGGCCGTCGGCGAGTTCGTGGCCACCGGCACGCGGCCGAAGTTCCGCGAGAAGCTGCGGCTGGCCGCCGGGCCCGGGGTGGACCGCCTGCTGGGACTGACCGGGCCCTGA
- the typA gene encoding translational GTPase TypA produces MSAAEHARQIANPHRRNIAIIAHVDHGKTTLVDAMFAQAGTFRSNERVAERAMDSMDLERERGITILAKNTAVRYLDHIINICDTPGHADFGGEVERTLSMVDGVVLLVDASEGPLPQTRFVLRKALERRLEPIVVINKIDRPDARVQEVLNEVYDLFIDLDADEDQLDFPVIYAVARDGQASLDPNERGDTLKPLFDAIIEHTPPPKGDPEGILQILIANLDASEYLGRIAIGRIFNGRITVGDFVGVAKLDGTIQQTRITKLFAFDGLKRVDVETAAAGDIVCIAGIEDITIGETVTSAETPKVIPPLAIDEPTVSMIFGVNTSPMAGREGQYVTSRQIKERLEKELLGNVSLRVEPTDSPEQMRVIGRGELQLSILIEMMRREGFELQVSRPEIVTKDSPAGKLEPVEDVVIDVPEEFQGVVIAALGIRKGTMNKMVNNGSGRVRLEFKVPARGLIGFRSQFLTDTKGTGIMNHIFAGWEPWAGPIPARPTGALVADRTGVATAFAISNLQDRGEIFIDPTTDVYEGMLIGENSRNNDLDVNVCKEKKQTNMRASSADEAIRIIPPRKLGLEGAIEFINDDELVEITPKSIRLRKKVLAQNQRPRRD; encoded by the coding sequence ATGTCCGCAGCAGAACACGCCAGACAGATCGCCAATCCGCACCGCCGCAACATCGCCATCATCGCCCACGTCGACCACGGCAAGACGACGCTGGTGGACGCGATGTTCGCGCAGGCGGGCACGTTCCGCTCCAACGAGCGGGTGGCGGAACGGGCGATGGACTCGATGGACCTCGAGCGCGAGCGCGGCATCACCATCCTGGCCAAGAACACCGCCGTCCGCTACCTCGACCACATCATCAACATCTGCGACACGCCGGGCCACGCCGACTTCGGTGGCGAGGTCGAGCGGACGCTGTCGATGGTCGATGGCGTGGTGCTGCTGGTGGACGCCTCGGAAGGGCCGCTGCCGCAGACCCGCTTCGTGCTGCGCAAGGCGCTCGAGCGGCGGCTCGAGCCGATTGTCGTCATCAACAAGATCGACCGCCCGGACGCGCGCGTCCAGGAAGTGCTGAACGAGGTCTACGACCTGTTCATCGACCTCGACGCCGACGAGGACCAGCTGGACTTCCCGGTCATCTACGCCGTGGCGCGTGACGGGCAGGCGAGCCTCGACCCGAACGAGCGCGGCGACACGCTCAAGCCGCTGTTCGACGCGATCATCGAGCACACGCCGCCGCCCAAGGGCGACCCGGAGGGCATCCTCCAGATCCTGATCGCGAACCTCGATGCCAGCGAGTACCTCGGGCGCATCGCGATCGGCCGCATCTTCAACGGGCGCATCACGGTCGGTGACTTCGTCGGCGTCGCCAAGCTCGACGGCACGATCCAGCAGACGCGCATCACCAAGCTGTTCGCCTTCGACGGCCTCAAGCGCGTCGACGTCGAGACGGCCGCGGCCGGCGACATCGTCTGCATCGCGGGCATCGAGGACATCACGATCGGCGAGACGGTGACCAGCGCGGAGACGCCCAAGGTGATCCCGCCGCTGGCCATCGACGAGCCGACCGTGTCGATGATCTTCGGCGTCAACACGTCGCCGATGGCCGGCCGCGAAGGCCAGTACGTGACGTCGCGGCAGATCAAGGAGCGTCTCGAGAAGGAGCTCCTCGGCAACGTCTCGCTGCGCGTCGAGCCGACCGACTCGCCCGAGCAGATGCGGGTGATCGGCCGCGGCGAGCTGCAGCTGTCGATCCTGATCGAGATGATGCGGCGCGAGGGCTTCGAGCTGCAGGTGTCGCGCCCCGAGATCGTCACCAAGGACAGCCCGGCGGGCAAGCTCGAGCCGGTCGAGGACGTGGTGATCGACGTGCCCGAGGAGTTCCAGGGCGTGGTGATCGCCGCCCTCGGCATCCGCAAGGGCACGATGAACAAGATGGTGAACAACGGGAGCGGCCGCGTCCGCCTCGAGTTCAAGGTGCCGGCGCGCGGCCTGATCGGCTTCCGTTCGCAGTTCCTGACCGACACCAAGGGCACCGGCATCATGAACCACATCTTCGCGGGCTGGGAGCCGTGGGCCGGCCCGATCCCGGCGCGCCCGACCGGCGCGCTGGTGGCCGACCGGACGGGCGTCGCGACGGCGTTCGCGATCTCGAACCTGCAGGATCGCGGCGAGATCTTCATCGACCCGACGACCGACGTCTACGAAGGCATGCTGATCGGCGAGAACTCCCGCAACAACGACCTCGACGTGAACGTCTGCAAGGAGAAGAAGCAGACCAACATGCGTGCCTCGTCGGCCGACGAGGCCATCCGCATCATCCCGCCCCGCAAGCTGGGACTCGAAGGCGCCATCGAGTTCATCAACGACGACGAGCTCGTCGAGATCACGCCCAAGTCGATCCGGCTGCGCAAGAAGGTGCTGGCGCAGAACCAGCGGCCGCGCCGCGACTAG
- a CDS encoding response regulator, which yields MLRHSLRRRLTLILIAASAFALALTGLGLMFYDGVTSRASLALEIEAVATVFGENNAAALAFEDPVYVAETLESLRARPDLRVAALYGKDGRLFAQVQGVGGPQAPPQAPAPGTVQGSDSLRVVRDICLKDGCVGSVLVETDLRRVEARRRDTMAIFFIVFVVSLGLANVLGAALQRPIVTPLRQLSVAAQEVVRTERLDLRLPERATDDELSVLVRAFNGMLSRLEARDRELQRHREELEAEVARRTAELQVAKDRAESANRFKSEFVATMSHEIRTPMNGVLGMTELALDTDLTPAQRDYLDTIRRSSEALITVIDDVVDLSRIEAGRVDLQAVPFDLAAVVHDALGAVAVRAHQKELDLVWDQDAPLPAMVTADPVRLRQVLINLLGNAVKFTNVGFVRVRIDLDTPFAEGRATLRVRISDSGVGMGEDQLAAIEQITREAATGTPQLFEGNGLGLPICARLVHLMGGTISCESREWQGSTFTFALPVAIAAGSVAAVEARPSELEGRDVLLVDRQHVSRDVLRGWLEAWGAKVTVGDDDGALGPLLWERRWCLVLIDHESMASVRSDVGAVARVGVPVLELVLSTEGADDVRGPVLAKPLRRPTVAAVLAAALSRSVADANQQAALAVVPPPSRIARAPKVLVADDNVVNQRVVQQLLARRGCEVVLVADGAEALAAWQRERYDLVLMDVQMPVMDGLQAAREIRTIEKRRRVRPTPIVALTAHAMTGDREMCLEAGMDDYLSKPLRRAAFDQLLDRLGVGRAVSSDAPARANAS from the coding sequence ATGCTTCGCCACTCCCTTCGCCGCCGTCTCACCCTGATCCTGATTGCCGCCAGCGCCTTCGCGCTCGCGCTGACCGGGCTCGGGCTGATGTTCTACGACGGCGTCACGTCGCGGGCCTCCCTGGCCCTCGAGATCGAGGCCGTGGCCACCGTGTTCGGCGAGAACAACGCCGCCGCGCTGGCCTTCGAGGATCCGGTCTACGTCGCCGAGACCCTCGAGTCGCTGCGCGCCAGGCCCGACCTGCGTGTCGCCGCCCTCTACGGCAAGGACGGGCGGCTGTTTGCGCAGGTCCAGGGCGTCGGCGGGCCCCAGGCGCCGCCGCAGGCGCCGGCCCCGGGCACCGTGCAGGGCAGCGACAGCCTGCGCGTCGTGCGTGACATCTGCCTCAAGGACGGCTGCGTCGGGTCGGTGCTCGTCGAGACGGACCTGCGCCGCGTCGAGGCGCGACGTCGCGACACGATGGCGATCTTCTTCATCGTGTTCGTCGTCTCGCTCGGCCTGGCCAACGTGCTCGGCGCCGCGTTGCAGCGGCCGATCGTCACCCCCCTCAGGCAACTGTCGGTGGCGGCACAGGAGGTCGTCCGCACCGAGCGTCTCGACCTCCGCCTGCCGGAGCGGGCCACCGACGACGAGCTGAGCGTCCTGGTGCGCGCCTTCAACGGCATGCTGTCGCGACTCGAGGCGCGCGATCGCGAGCTGCAGCGCCACCGCGAGGAACTCGAAGCCGAAGTGGCGCGCCGCACCGCCGAGCTGCAGGTCGCCAAGGACCGTGCCGAGAGCGCCAACCGCTTCAAGAGCGAGTTCGTGGCGACCATGAGCCACGAGATCCGCACGCCGATGAACGGCGTCCTCGGCATGACCGAGCTGGCGCTGGACACCGACCTCACGCCGGCGCAGCGCGACTACCTCGACACGATCCGGCGCTCGTCGGAAGCCCTCATCACGGTGATCGACGACGTGGTGGACCTGTCACGGATCGAGGCCGGCCGCGTCGACCTGCAGGCGGTGCCCTTCGACCTCGCCGCGGTCGTCCACGACGCGCTCGGCGCGGTCGCCGTGCGCGCCCACCAGAAGGAGCTCGATCTCGTCTGGGACCAGGATGCGCCGTTGCCGGCCATGGTGACCGCCGATCCGGTGCGCCTGCGCCAGGTGCTGATCAACCTGCTGGGCAACGCCGTGAAGTTCACCAACGTCGGGTTCGTGCGCGTGCGCATCGACCTCGACACGCCGTTTGCGGAGGGGCGCGCGACGCTGCGTGTCCGCATCTCGGACTCGGGCGTCGGCATGGGCGAGGATCAGCTCGCGGCCATCGAGCAGATCACCCGGGAGGCGGCGACGGGCACGCCGCAGCTGTTCGAGGGCAACGGCCTCGGCCTGCCGATCTGTGCCCGGCTGGTCCACCTGATGGGCGGCACCATCAGCTGCGAGAGCCGCGAGTGGCAGGGCAGCACCTTCACGTTCGCGCTGCCCGTGGCGATCGCCGCCGGGTCGGTCGCGGCCGTCGAGGCGCGGCCCAGCGAGCTCGAGGGTCGCGACGTGCTCCTCGTCGACCGGCAGCACGTGTCGCGTGACGTGCTGCGCGGCTGGCTCGAGGCCTGGGGCGCGAAGGTGACCGTTGGCGACGACGATGGCGCGCTCGGTCCTCTCCTGTGGGAGCGTCGGTGGTGCCTGGTGCTCATCGATCACGAGTCGATGGCCTCGGTCCGGTCCGACGTGGGCGCGGTGGCGCGGGTCGGGGTTCCGGTGCTGGAGCTGGTGCTGTCCACCGAGGGCGCCGACGACGTACGGGGACCGGTGCTGGCCAAGCCGCTTCGCCGTCCCACCGTGGCCGCGGTGCTGGCCGCAGCCCTGAGCCGCTCGGTGGCCGACGCCAACCAGCAGGCGGCGCTGGCGGTGGTGCCGCCGCCCTCGCGCATCGCACGGGCGCCGAAGGTGCTGGTGGCCGACGACAACGTCGTCAACCAGCGCGTGGTGCAGCAGTTGCTGGCCCGTCGCGGCTGCGAGGTGGTGCTGGTGGCCGACGGTGCCGAGGCGCTGGCCGCGTGGCAGCGCGAGCGCTACGACCTGGTGCTGATGGACGTGCAGATGCCGGTGATGGACGGCCTGCAGGCGGCGCGCGAGATCCGCACCATCGAGAAGCGCCGCCGCGTCCGCCCGACGCCGATCGTCGCGCTGACGGCCCACGCGATGACCGGCGACCGCGAGATGTGCCTGGAGGCGGGCATGGACGACTACCTGTCCAAGCCGCTCCGCCGGGCGGCCTTCGACCAACTGCTCGACAGGCTCGGCGTGGGCAGGGCGGTGTCGTCGGACGCGCCTGCCCGGGCCAATGCCTCGTGA
- a CDS encoding YfiR family protein produces MISLHTPSAARLTRRLVALALVVAGTAVGALRVEARAGDDEARATTIARMLRFVEWNTKAPGTGLRVAVVGNAELSAALREACAAIQPGGHTVTVVDVPSVAALADVKASVVVLGEDSAVLARRLSEQGVVTVGDGDCPENRALALNIRSEGDRYRLQANPTAAARAGVVLSSRLLRLAQIVN; encoded by the coding sequence ATGATCTCCCTCCATACCCCCTCAGCCGCCCGCCTGACCCGGCGCCTCGTCGCCCTGGCCCTCGTCGTGGCCGGCACCGCGGTCGGCGCCTTGCGGGTCGAGGCGCGAGCGGGCGATGACGAGGCCCGGGCGACCACCATCGCCCGGATGCTGCGGTTCGTGGAGTGGAACACCAAGGCGCCCGGGACGGGCCTGCGCGTGGCCGTCGTGGGGAACGCGGAACTCAGCGCGGCCCTCCGTGAGGCGTGCGCCGCGATCCAGCCGGGTGGCCACACGGTGACCGTGGTGGACGTGCCGTCGGTGGCGGCGCTGGCCGACGTGAAGGCGTCGGTGGTGGTCCTCGGGGAGGACTCGGCCGTCCTGGCGCGTCGCCTGTCGGAACAGGGCGTGGTGACCGTCGGCGACGGCGACTGCCCCGAGAACCGGGCGCTGGCGCTGAACATCCGGTCGGAGGGCGACCGGTACCGCCTGCAGGCCAACCCCACCGCGGCGGCCCGCGCCGGAGTCGTCCTGAGCTCGCGACTGCTCCGCCTGGCACAGATCGTCAATTAG
- a CDS encoding DMT family transporter — MTRVDLYLLLTAIIWGSNYSVIKFVLQEVPPRAFNGLRLLIASLVFLAAIFLTRRREDVARITPRHWGVIVVLGLIGQFGYQILFIAGLERTSVMNASIIIACTPAAVSLLSAAVGHERLPLAHWLGTALSFVGVSLIVRGGAITGVSSPTGDLMMIACVLCWTIYTVAGRPLLASYAPIVVTGLSMAIGTMLFLPFSTADFARTHWADVRLVAWICVVFSSLLALNFSYTAWYMGVRQLGSSRTSIYSNVVPVAALLVAMVWLGERLQGMRLVGAILVAAGVLLTRWGHRPAPLEEEDAPAET, encoded by the coding sequence ATGACCCGCGTCGACCTCTACCTGCTGCTCACCGCCATCATCTGGGGCAGCAACTACAGCGTCATCAAGTTCGTGCTGCAGGAAGTCCCGCCGCGGGCCTTCAACGGGCTGCGCCTGCTGATCGCGTCGCTGGTCTTCCTGGCGGCCATCTTCCTCACGCGTCGCCGCGAGGACGTCGCCCGCATCACCCCGCGCCACTGGGGCGTGATCGTCGTGCTCGGCCTGATTGGCCAGTTCGGGTACCAGATCCTCTTCATCGCCGGCCTCGAGCGCACCAGCGTGATGAACGCCTCGATCATCATCGCCTGCACGCCGGCGGCCGTGAGCCTGCTCTCGGCGGCCGTGGGGCACGAGCGACTGCCGCTGGCGCACTGGCTGGGCACGGCGCTGTCGTTCGTCGGCGTGAGCCTGATCGTGCGCGGCGGCGCCATCACCGGCGTGAGCTCGCCCACCGGCGACCTGATGATGATCGCGTGCGTGCTGTGCTGGACCATCTACACGGTGGCCGGCCGGCCGCTGCTCGCCTCGTACGCGCCGATCGTCGTCACGGGGTTGTCGATGGCGATCGGCACGATGCTGTTCCTGCCGTTCTCGACCGCCGACTTCGCCCGCACGCACTGGGCCGACGTCCGGCTGGTGGCCTGGATCTGCGTCGTGTTCTCGTCGCTGCTGGCGCTGAACTTCTCCTACACCGCCTGGTACATGGGCGTGCGGCAGCTCGGGTCGTCACGCACGTCGATCTACTCCAACGTGGTGCCGGTGGCGGCGCTGCTCGTGGCGATGGTGTGGCTGGGCGAGCGCCTGCAGGGCATGCGCCTGGTCGGCGCCATCCTGGTCGCGGCCGGCGTGCTGCTGACCCGCTGGGGCCATCGTCCCGCCCCCCTCGAGGAAGAGGACGCGCCGGCCGAGACGTGA
- a CDS encoding ATP synthase F0 subunit C, translated as MMKKFFAVLALVMAAGLISPAYAQEAAAAGAVAPGVTQWAVVTAGFALAIAAAFGAMAQGKAVSAAAEGIARNPGAADAIRGALLLGLVLIESLVIYVLLVSLIIFFVRAGALGLA; from the coding sequence ATGATGAAGAAGTTCTTCGCAGTTCTCGCGCTGGTCATGGCCGCTGGCCTGATCTCGCCGGCGTACGCCCAGGAAGCCGCCGCGGCCGGCGCCGTGGCCCCGGGCGTGACCCAGTGGGCGGTCGTGACCGCCGGCTTCGCGCTGGCCATCGCGGCGGCGTTCGGCGCCATGGCGCAGGGCAAGGCCGTGAGCGCGGCCGCCGAAGGCATCGCCCGCAACCCGGGCGCGGCCGATGCCATCCGCGGCGCCCTCCTGCTGGGCCTGGTGCTCATCGAGTCGCTCGTCATCTACGTGCTGCTCGTCTCGCTGATCATCTTCTTCGTCCGGGCCGGCGCCCTCGGCCTGGCGTAA
- the atpB gene encoding F0F1 ATP synthase subunit A produces the protein MEHHTLWIVELVNRLLGPVVAPLLGKTYAPGLVVIPDHLVMCGLIVLAVTVFCLAVRSSFSVDNPGKLQIVLEDIVGFLVGLLKENVGPQGPKFLPLVGSIFIFIFLANAIGKVPGLMSPTANISTTLGCALTVWVYYHLQGIKAQGLVSYVKHFIIPPGVPLFVAPIMAPIEVISHMSRVMSLSLRLFGNVYGEELVVLIMASIVPFLVPLPMMFLGVITGSLQAYIFTLLTIIYLSGAVHVEHGHDDADHDDHHAHGDSPAHAHAAA, from the coding sequence ATGGAACATCACACACTCTGGATCGTCGAGCTCGTCAACCGGCTGCTCGGGCCGGTGGTCGCGCCGCTGCTCGGCAAGACGTACGCGCCCGGCCTGGTGGTGATCCCCGATCACCTCGTCATGTGCGGACTGATCGTGCTCGCGGTCACCGTCTTCTGCCTGGCCGTCCGCTCGAGCTTCAGCGTCGACAATCCGGGCAAGCTCCAGATCGTCCTCGAGGACATCGTCGGCTTCCTCGTCGGCCTGCTCAAGGAGAACGTCGGGCCGCAGGGGCCGAAGTTCCTGCCGCTGGTCGGCTCGATCTTCATCTTCATCTTCCTGGCCAACGCCATCGGCAAGGTGCCCGGCCTGATGTCGCCGACGGCCAACATCAGCACCACGCTGGGCTGCGCGCTGACGGTGTGGGTGTACTACCACCTGCAGGGCATCAAGGCGCAGGGCCTGGTGTCCTACGTCAAGCACTTCATCATCCCGCCGGGCGTGCCGCTGTTCGTCGCGCCGATCATGGCGCCGATCGAGGTGATCAGCCACATGTCGCGCGTCATGTCGCTGTCGCTGCGCCTGTTCGGCAACGTCTACGGCGAGGAGCTCGTGGTGCTCATCATGGCCAGCATCGTGCCCTTCCTCGTGCCGCTGCCGATGATGTTCCTGGGCGTGATCACCGGGTCGCTGCAGGCCTACATCTTCACGCTGCTGACGATCATCTACCTCTCCGGCGCGGTGCACGTGGAGCATGGGCATGACGATGCCGACCACGATGACCACCATGCGCACGGCGACTCCCCGGCGCACGCTCACGCGGCGGCGTAG
- a CDS encoding ATP synthase subunit I, which produces MPAPADVALAARLERDTVIVLAISAAGAWVLGGWRLAGGVVGGGLLAGISFRALKRGVAALGPPPDGQETRRISPVRAALGLAGRYALLLAAGYVIIGRLHLHPLGVLVGVSAVVVAAMAEAVRAWR; this is translated from the coding sequence ATGCCGGCTCCCGCTGACGTCGCGCTGGCCGCCCGGCTCGAGCGTGACACCGTCATCGTGCTGGCCATCAGCGCCGCGGGCGCGTGGGTGCTGGGGGGCTGGCGGCTTGCCGGCGGGGTGGTCGGCGGGGGCCTGCTGGCCGGCATCAGCTTTCGCGCGCTGAAGCGGGGCGTGGCCGCCCTCGGGCCACCCCCGGACGGACAGGAAACGCGGAGGATCTCGCCCGTGAGGGCGGCGCTCGGCCTCGCGGGCCGGTACGCGTTGCTGCTGGCGGCCGGCTACGTTATCATTGGCCGTTTGCACCTGCACCCGCTGGGGGTGCTGGTGGGCGTCTCCGCGGTGGTCGTCGCCGCGATGGCGGAAGCGGTCCGGGCCTGGCGCTAG
- a CDS encoding AtpZ/AtpI family protein, whose translation MVSPRPSGYWRTAGELGSLGLSFVLALVIGTWLGVKADEAFGSSPWGMLIGFVLGFAAAVLNVVRITRRAFDAGSR comes from the coding sequence ATGGTGAGCCCCCGCCCCTCCGGCTACTGGCGCACGGCGGGCGAACTCGGCTCCCTCGGGCTGTCGTTCGTGCTGGCGCTCGTCATCGGCACGTGGCTGGGTGTGAAAGCCGACGAGGCGTTCGGCTCCAGCCCCTGGGGCATGCTGATCGGGTTCGTGCTCGGGTTCGCGGCCGCGGTCCTCAACGTGGTGCGGATCACCCGCCGGGCCTTCGATGCCGGCTCCCGCTGA